A region of the Pantoea alfalfae genome:
AAGCACCGCTCTACTGGCTGCAGGAGTTTAATCTGGATGGCCTGCGCTTTGATGCCATCGATCAGATTGATGACCCGAGCGAAAAGCATGTGCTGGTTGAGATTGCCGAGCGCATCCGCGCCACCATTACCGATCGCCCCATTCATCTCACCACGGAAGATTGCCGCAACGTCACTTTCCTGCATCCGCGCGACGAAAACGGAGACGCTCCGCTGTTTACCGGCGAATGGAACGATGACTTCCACAACGCCGTACATGTGCTGGCAACCGGTGAAACTCACGCCTATTACCAGGATTTCGCTGACCAGCCGGCACAGCGGGTAGCGCGGGCGCTGGCAGAAGGCTTTGTCTATCAGGGCGAAATCTCAAAGCAGTCGGGTGAGCCGCGCGGCGTGAAGAGCAGCAGTCAGCCGCCGGTCGCCTTTGTCGACTTCATCCAGAACCATGACCAGACGGGCAACCGTGCGCAGGGCGAAAGGCTGGTCTCGCTGGCGGGTGCAGAGCGGACGCAGGTGCTGCTGGCCATGCTGCTGGTCTCGCCACACATTCCGCTGCTGTTTATGGGCGAAGAGTATGGCGAAACCCGACCGTTCCTGTTCTTCACCGATTTCCACGGCGATCTGGCTAAAGCGGTGCGTGAAGGTCGCGCCCGCGAGTTTGAAGGCCATGCCGGTCACGGCGAAACCGTGCCGGATCCTAACGATATCACCACCTTTGAACAGTCGAAACTTGACTGGCCGCGTACAGAAACGCCTGAAGGTCAGCAGTGGCTGGCGCTGACGCGTCATCTGCTGGCGCTGCGTCAGGAACATATTGTGCCGCTGCTACAGACCGCTGGTGGTGATGCCGGGCAGATAGTGAAAACAGCAGACGATTTCCTGGCGGTGCGCTGGGACTTCCCGCTGGGCACGCTATCACTGGCGCTGAACGTTGGCGACAGCACGCAGCCAATCCCGGATTTGCCGGGTGAAACGCTGTTTGCCTGGCCGCAGACCGCAACCGAACTGATTCCCAACGCTATCGTGGTGCGTCTGGCTAAGAGAGAAGCAGAATGACTATTCCAACCGCAACGTACCGCATCCAGTTCCGCAATGGCATGACCTTTGACCGTGCGGCGGCGCTGGTGCCCTACCTGAAACAGCTGGGCATCAGCCATCTTTATGCCTCGCCGATCTTCAGCGCTACCGCTGAATCAACCCACGGCTATGACGTGACCGACGTTAACCAGATTGAGCCGTCGATTGGCGGCCGGGAAGGTTTTGACCGCATGGTGGCCGCGCTGAAAGCGGCCGGGCTGGAGCTGATCCTCGACATCGTGCCTAACCATATGGCCGCCTCGCTGGAGAACCCGTGGTGGCGCGACGTCATTGAGCATGGCCAACAGAGTCGCTATGCCACTTATTTCGATATCGACTGGTCACGCCGCCTGACGCTGCCGTTCCTCGGTGACACGTTTGAGGCGGTGCTGGAAAACGGTGATATCAGCGTGCAGCGCGATCCGCAGACCGGTAAACCGGCGCTGGCCTACTTTGACAATTTCTATCCGCTGAAACCTGAGACCTGGCAGGATCGTGAAGAGGCGGTACTCGCCCTGCGCGATGCCGCAGAGATCGCCGAGCTGCACGACCAGCAGCCGTGGCGACTGATGTCATGGCGCGACGCACCCAACGATCTCTCCTACCGTCGCTTCTTTGAAGTGACCGGTCTGGTCGGCGTGCGCGTGGAAGACAAGGCCGTCTTTGATGCCGCTCATCAGCTGATCCTCGAACTGGTCCACAGCGGCGCGGTGCAGGGATTGCGCGTCGACCACGTGGATGGTCTGGCCGATCCGCGCGGCTATCTGGAGCAGTTACGCCAGGCTGCCGGTCCCGACTGCTATCTCACCGTGGAAAAAATTCTTGGTGACAATGAACAGTTGCCGGACGAGTGGCCGGTCTCCGGCACCACCGGTTATGAGTTTATGGCTGCACTCGCTAATCTGCTGGTCGACAGCGAGCGCCTGAGCGGACTGCGTAAAGCCTATCAGGCCGTGATTGGCAAAACCGTCGACATGAAAGCGGAGCTGCGTGCCGCTAAGCTGCTGATGGCCAACCGCAACTTTGCTGGCGAATTTAACCGCTTACTGCAACTGGCACTGAAGATTGCTGAGGCAGAAGGCACGACTCAGCCGGAAGCAGAGTTGAAAAATGCCCTGCGTGAGCTGCTGGTCGCGTTCCCGGTTTACCGCACCTATGGCACGCCGGAAGGCCTGACGCCAGCCGATACCGCGCTGCTGGACCAGGTGGTCAGCCAGGTCAAAGCCAGTGCACACGCGCCCGACACACAGGCGCTCGACTTCCTGACCCGCATTCTGCGTGCAGAGGTGGGCGACACGGCTCGTGACGATGCCACGCAGTTCCGCACCCGCTTCCAGCAGCTGACTGGTCCGCTGATGGCGAAATCCGTCGAGGACACCCTCTTCTTCCGCCAGCATATGGCGCTGGCGCTGAATGAAGTCGGCGCTGAGCCGCTGGCGCGCCACTTCTCGCTGGATCAATTCCATGCGGAAATGCAGGCGCGGCGCGAACATCAACCCGATGCGCTGTCGGGCACCTCAACGCACGACACCAAGCGCGGTGAAGATGCCCGTGCGCGGCTCTATACCCTGACCGAAGCGCCACAGCGCTGGGCGGCGTGCGTGAGCCGCTGGCGGGAGATGAACAGGGATCACGTCGTACGCCTGAAAGATGGCCCGGCACCGGAACCGGCGGTTGAGTGGATGCTGTATGAAGCGCTGGCCGGCGTCTGGCCGACCACCCTGCAGCCGCAGGATGCGGAAGGTCTGGCGGCGCTGGAAGCCCGCTTTGTGGTCTATGTTGAGAAAGCGATGCGTGAAGCCAAACTGCGCACCGACTGGGCCGACAATAACGATGACTATGAAGAGGCGGTGCTGAGCTATGCCCGTCATCTGCTTGCGCCCGGCAACAGCACCTTCCTGACTGATTTCTGTCAGTCGCTGCAACCCTTTATGCGCGCCGGACTGGTCAACAGCCTTACCCAGACCGTTGTAAAACTGACCGCACCTGGCGTACCCGAT
Encoded here:
- the treZ gene encoding malto-oligosyltrehalose trehalohydrolase, translated to MESKSFSKSWGAERVASDEVRFRLWATGQQRVTLRLAGQDIEMTPQADGWFEAQVAGVAANAEYDFVLADGTAVPDPAARAQKAEVNGPSLVIDPDAYQWQNMGWKGRPWTESVVYELHIGTFTQEGTFRAAIEKLPVLAETGITMIEVLPVSQFGGNRGWGYDGVLLYAPHAAYGSPDDFKAFIDAAHGHGLSVVLDIVLNHFGPEGNYLPLLAPDFFHKERQTPWGAGIAYDVDAVRRYIVEAPLYWLQEFNLDGLRFDAIDQIDDPSEKHVLVEIAERIRATITDRPIHLTTEDCRNVTFLHPRDENGDAPLFTGEWNDDFHNAVHVLATGETHAYYQDFADQPAQRVARALAEGFVYQGEISKQSGEPRGVKSSSQPPVAFVDFIQNHDQTGNRAQGERLVSLAGAERTQVLLAMLLVSPHIPLLFMGEEYGETRPFLFFTDFHGDLAKAVREGRAREFEGHAGHGETVPDPNDITTFEQSKLDWPRTETPEGQQWLALTRHLLALRQEHIVPLLQTAGGDAGQIVKTADDFLAVRWDFPLGTLSLALNVGDSTQPIPDLPGETLFAWPQTATELIPNAIVVRLAKREAE
- the treY gene encoding malto-oligosyltrehalose synthase, which encodes MTIPTATYRIQFRNGMTFDRAAALVPYLKQLGISHLYASPIFSATAESTHGYDVTDVNQIEPSIGGREGFDRMVAALKAAGLELILDIVPNHMAASLENPWWRDVIEHGQQSRYATYFDIDWSRRLTLPFLGDTFEAVLENGDISVQRDPQTGKPALAYFDNFYPLKPETWQDREEAVLALRDAAEIAELHDQQPWRLMSWRDAPNDLSYRRFFEVTGLVGVRVEDKAVFDAAHQLILELVHSGAVQGLRVDHVDGLADPRGYLEQLRQAAGPDCYLTVEKILGDNEQLPDEWPVSGTTGYEFMAALANLLVDSERLSGLRKAYQAVIGKTVDMKAELRAAKLLMANRNFAGEFNRLLQLALKIAEAEGTTQPEAELKNALRELLVAFPVYRTYGTPEGLTPADTALLDQVVSQVKASAHAPDTQALDFLTRILRAEVGDTARDDATQFRTRFQQLTGPLMAKSVEDTLFFRQHMALALNEVGAEPLARHFSLDQFHAEMQARREHQPDALSGTSTHDTKRGEDARARLYTLTEAPQRWAACVSRWREMNRDHVVRLKDGPAPEPAVEWMLYEALAGVWPTTLQPQDAEGLAALEARFVVYVEKAMREAKLRTDWADNNDDYEEAVLSYARHLLAPGNSTFLTDFCQSLQPFMRAGLVNSLTQTVVKLTAPGVPDIYQGSEALDFSLVDPDNRREPDFDALAAMLNAPQHDDSETHWLRGQVNQQAIVKLLTLRQQQPALFRHGDYLPLSAEGAQQDNVLAFARTHEDQAVIVIVSRRVFNALPENLDQPSEARWADTHIALPAALGQRGYQDVLSGKTLNAGDPLPLTALASQWCAVLVAQ